From Tubulanus polymorphus chromosome 9, tnTubPoly1.2, whole genome shotgun sequence, a single genomic window includes:
- the LOC141910731 gene encoding MYCBP-associated protein-like isoform X1, producing the protein MSSKLTVKQSKKDRPKSSDKLKGKKRDGTPDKTTTTPNPSQDLLEEHSLPMKNVIYNEEIASLQIKEEDLAKIREPRPPSTDRKCPAPQQYTVRKLKPVSEWDLPKPKTIHVLKQAPPDAPVKPIDLSNIGGPRLDAEGEVVSHSILGNVDEFMHEAVKRGHVENIPLPQSQASSESQLTVKYEKKKKVQLRAAPPMLNMNESNALKNWRAKMLERKRQQGYISRLLQKPAESLVMNRGDSYRKVEEERYLIDRTIPAIDYGKGYRVGSEFWNQQECIGDDLTGIHMTLRQTDKGYPPPIEHVGVPITVKEEKGIDWESRCSTPINHPWNKSRSWSKSVYRDVRLDQLKPIINEMDPHKPVMKRLEIVGNQNTSESSSIWHQSTSRQTADVPEVNNICDPLSDHPDVHPFPFIGPSLLFDNQEAQWIGDGFSNKDQLGIEARVMFEAYSGERAHSYLDIVNNGTTTIYYDWKSIEKTNPFDIVNAKVQRFYFDTSPGVILPGDSLKFPFIFKSPNAGVFTEQWQFQTKPVVCGGASLIVTLRGIALQEDKYKEKRIELETELAGKQATQVVSHILDELLDGIKTPERSRSPVDAYITDAEIFERQNPGRYFSHETIESLHVLYHELIPEEEHESQQWNLDLNTLEDMIVDLDEEDERKEDLLQRLNMSILTVSFPPFNPVQQQMYNVGYRYLSDAIDTMVGQSMRLRKTMGLPDHEDIITEEPICLFGVGRAGSESPAESVLSQESHLSASKQPEQPAKTDSKKGGKKDVKSTTKTAPKDAKPAKGKETSVKDAQKGAKTPTKPTSRAGTSAGLRNVDPERPGSQSSHIGSPIPEENQQEVKYREKLYLQTYALICDSVKQMNNVFDEIKSRDDVSN; encoded by the exons ataagcTGAAGGGTAAGAAGCGCGATGGTACTCCAGATAAAACTACTACAACTCCAAACCCATCACAAGATTTACTTGAGGAACATTCTTTACCAATGAAAAATGTCATTTACAATGAAGAAATTGCCAGCTTACAAATCAAAGAAGAAGATTTAGCGAAG ATTCGGGAGCCACGTCCACCATCTACAGACAGGAAATGTCCAGCCCCACAGCAGTATACTGTGCGTAAACTTAAACCAGTTTCAGAATGGGATCTACCCAAACCTAAAAC TATTCACGTTTTGAAACAAGCACCACCTGATGCCCCTGTTAAACCAATTGACCTGTCGAATATCGGAGGTCCAAGACTCGATGCTGAGGGTGAGGTTGTTAGTCACAGTATTCTTGGAAACGTTGATGAATTCATGCATGAAGCTGTGAAACGTGGACATGTTGAG AACATACCTCTGCCCCAGTCTCAGGCCAGCTCCGAGAGTCAGCTTACTGTGAAATATGAGAAGAAAAAGAAGGTTCAGCTGAGAGCAGCACCACCTATGTTAAACATGAACGAAAGCAATGCTTTGAAAAACTGGCGAGCGAAAATGTTAGAACGTAAACGTCAACAGGGCTACATTTCTA GATTGTTACAGAAACCAGCTGAATCACTGGTGATGAATCGAGGTGATTCTTATCGAAAAGTCGAAGAAGAGCGATACCTTATTGATCGTACTATACCAGCCATAGATTATGGGAAGGGAT ACCGCGTTGGTAGTGAATTTTGGAACCAACAGGAATGTATTGGTGATGATTTGACTGGGATACA TATGACTTTGAGGCAGACAGACAAAGGTTACCCACCCCCTATTGAACATGTTGGAGTACCAATAACTGTGAAGGAAGAAAAAG GTATTGATTGGGAAAGTCGTTGTTCAACGCCAATAAATCATCCGTGGAATAAATCACGTTCATGGAGTAAATCAGTCTATCGTGATGTTCGCCTCGATCAATTAAAACCTATCATCAATGAGATGGATCCTCATAAACCGGTGATGAAAAGGCTAGAAATCGTCGGAAATCAGAATACGTCTGAGTCTTCGTCGATATGGCATCAATCAACGAGCAGACAAACTGCAGATGTGCCGGAGGTCAATAATATTTG TGATCCATTAAGCGACCACCCAGATGTACATCCCTTCCCTTTCATTGGGCCGTCTTTGCTGTTCGATAATCAGGAAGCGCAGTGGATCGGTGACGGATTCTCTAATAAAGATCAACTCGGCATCGAGGCTCGGGTTATGTTTGAAGCTTACTCCGGTGAGCGAGCTCACTCATATCTAGACATCGTTAACAATGGAACGACTACCATCTACTATGATTGGAAG aGTATAGAAAAAACAAATCCATTCGACATTGTGAATGCAAAAGTTCAaagattttattttgatactaGTCCCG gtgTCATTCTGCCTGGAGATTCGTTAAAGtttccatttatttttaaatctcCGAATGCTGGTGTGTTCACTGAGCAGTGGCAGTTTCAAACGAAGCCAGTTGTTTGCGGTGGAGCCTCACTAATCGTAACACTACGTGGCATTGCTTTGCAAGAGGATAAATACAAAGAAAAACGTATTGAATTAGAG ACAGAACTTGCTGGTAAACAAGCCACACAGGTTGTTAGTCATATTCTCGATGAATTACTTGATGGAATTAAAACTCCAGAGCGATCTCGATCTCCAGTCGATGCTTACATAACTGatgctgaaatatttgaaagacAAAATCCAGGC AGATATTTCTCCCATGAAACAATCGAATCACTGCATGTGTTGTATCATGAACTCATCCCAGAAGAGGAACACGAATCCCAACAATGGAATTTAGATTTGAATACTTTAGAAGAT atgatcGTGGATTTGGATGAAGAAGATGAGAGAAAAGAGGATTTATTACAAAGGCTAAACATGTCCATACTGACTGTTTCATTCCCTCCTTTTAATCCTGTTCAACAGCAAATGTACAATGTAGG ATATCGGTATTTATCTGATGCTATTGATACAATGGTTGGACAATCAATGCGCCTGCGAAAAACAATGGGTTTACCAGATCATGAAGATATTATCACTGAGGAACCAA TTTGTTTATTTGGTGTAGGCCGTGCAGGATCTGAAAGCCCGGCTGAAAGTGTTCTGTCCCAAGAAAGTCATTTATCTG CAAGTAAACAACCTGAGCAACCAGCGAAGA CTGATAGTAAGAAAGGTGGCAAGAAAGACGTGAAATCTACCACTAAAACGGCCCCTAAAGATGCCAAACCAGCAAAAGGAAAGGAG ACTTCTGTGAAAGATGCTCAAAAAGGTGCAAAAACACCAACAAAACCAACATCACGAGCAGGCACATCTGCCGGACTACGCAATGTCGACCCTGAACGTCCAGGAAGTCAGTCAAGTCATATCGGAAGTCCAATACCTGAGGAAAATCAACAAGAAGTCAAATACAGAGAGAAACTTTACTTGCAG aCTTATGCACTGATTTGTGATTCAGTCAAACAGATGAACAATGTTTTCGATGAGATCAAATCCCGAGATGATGTTTCAAACTAG
- the LOC141910731 gene encoding MYCBP-associated protein-like isoform X4, with translation MSSKLTVKQSKKDRPKSSDKLKGKKRDGTPDKTTTTPNPSQDLLEEHSLPMKNVIYNEEIASLQIKEEDLAKIREPRPPSTDRKCPAPQQYTVRKLKPVSEWDLPKPKTIHVLKQAPPDAPVKPIDLSNIGGPRLDAEGEVVSHSILGNVDEFMHEAVKRGHVENIPLPQSQASSESQLTVKYEKKKKVQLRAAPPMLNMNESNALKNWRAKMLERKRQQGYISRLLQKPAESLVMNRGDSYRKVEEERYLIDRTIPAIDYGKGYRVGSEFWNQQECIGDDLTGIHMTLRQTDKGYPPPIEHVGVPITVKEEKGIDWESRCSTPINHPWNKSRSWSKSVYRDVRLDQLKPIINEMDPHKPVMKRLEIVGNQNTSESSSIWHQSTSRQTADVPEVNNICDPLSDHPDVHPFPFIGPSLLFDNQEAQWIGDGFSNKDQLGIEARVMFEAYSGERAHSYLDIVNNGTTTIYYDWKSIEKTNPFDIVNAKVQRFYFDTSPGVILPGDSLKFPFIFKSPNAGVFTEQWQFQTKPVVCGGASLIVTLRGIALQEDKYKEKRIELETELAGKQATQVVSHILDELLDGIKTPERSRSPVDAYITDAEIFERQNPGRYFSHETIESLHVLYHELIPEEEHESQQWNLDLNTLEDMIVDLDEEDERKEDLLQRLNMSILTVSFPPFNPVQQQMYNVGYRYLSDAIDTMVGQSMRLRKTMGLPDHEDIITEEPICLFGVGRAGSESPAESVLSQESHLSADSKKGGKKDVKSTTKTAPKDAKPAKGKETSVKDAQKGAKTPTKPTSRAGTSAGLRNVDPERPGSQSSHIGSPIPEENQQEVKYREKLYLQTYALICDSVKQMNNVFDEIKSRDDVSN, from the exons ataagcTGAAGGGTAAGAAGCGCGATGGTACTCCAGATAAAACTACTACAACTCCAAACCCATCACAAGATTTACTTGAGGAACATTCTTTACCAATGAAAAATGTCATTTACAATGAAGAAATTGCCAGCTTACAAATCAAAGAAGAAGATTTAGCGAAG ATTCGGGAGCCACGTCCACCATCTACAGACAGGAAATGTCCAGCCCCACAGCAGTATACTGTGCGTAAACTTAAACCAGTTTCAGAATGGGATCTACCCAAACCTAAAAC TATTCACGTTTTGAAACAAGCACCACCTGATGCCCCTGTTAAACCAATTGACCTGTCGAATATCGGAGGTCCAAGACTCGATGCTGAGGGTGAGGTTGTTAGTCACAGTATTCTTGGAAACGTTGATGAATTCATGCATGAAGCTGTGAAACGTGGACATGTTGAG AACATACCTCTGCCCCAGTCTCAGGCCAGCTCCGAGAGTCAGCTTACTGTGAAATATGAGAAGAAAAAGAAGGTTCAGCTGAGAGCAGCACCACCTATGTTAAACATGAACGAAAGCAATGCTTTGAAAAACTGGCGAGCGAAAATGTTAGAACGTAAACGTCAACAGGGCTACATTTCTA GATTGTTACAGAAACCAGCTGAATCACTGGTGATGAATCGAGGTGATTCTTATCGAAAAGTCGAAGAAGAGCGATACCTTATTGATCGTACTATACCAGCCATAGATTATGGGAAGGGAT ACCGCGTTGGTAGTGAATTTTGGAACCAACAGGAATGTATTGGTGATGATTTGACTGGGATACA TATGACTTTGAGGCAGACAGACAAAGGTTACCCACCCCCTATTGAACATGTTGGAGTACCAATAACTGTGAAGGAAGAAAAAG GTATTGATTGGGAAAGTCGTTGTTCAACGCCAATAAATCATCCGTGGAATAAATCACGTTCATGGAGTAAATCAGTCTATCGTGATGTTCGCCTCGATCAATTAAAACCTATCATCAATGAGATGGATCCTCATAAACCGGTGATGAAAAGGCTAGAAATCGTCGGAAATCAGAATACGTCTGAGTCTTCGTCGATATGGCATCAATCAACGAGCAGACAAACTGCAGATGTGCCGGAGGTCAATAATATTTG TGATCCATTAAGCGACCACCCAGATGTACATCCCTTCCCTTTCATTGGGCCGTCTTTGCTGTTCGATAATCAGGAAGCGCAGTGGATCGGTGACGGATTCTCTAATAAAGATCAACTCGGCATCGAGGCTCGGGTTATGTTTGAAGCTTACTCCGGTGAGCGAGCTCACTCATATCTAGACATCGTTAACAATGGAACGACTACCATCTACTATGATTGGAAG aGTATAGAAAAAACAAATCCATTCGACATTGTGAATGCAAAAGTTCAaagattttattttgatactaGTCCCG gtgTCATTCTGCCTGGAGATTCGTTAAAGtttccatttatttttaaatctcCGAATGCTGGTGTGTTCACTGAGCAGTGGCAGTTTCAAACGAAGCCAGTTGTTTGCGGTGGAGCCTCACTAATCGTAACACTACGTGGCATTGCTTTGCAAGAGGATAAATACAAAGAAAAACGTATTGAATTAGAG ACAGAACTTGCTGGTAAACAAGCCACACAGGTTGTTAGTCATATTCTCGATGAATTACTTGATGGAATTAAAACTCCAGAGCGATCTCGATCTCCAGTCGATGCTTACATAACTGatgctgaaatatttgaaagacAAAATCCAGGC AGATATTTCTCCCATGAAACAATCGAATCACTGCATGTGTTGTATCATGAACTCATCCCAGAAGAGGAACACGAATCCCAACAATGGAATTTAGATTTGAATACTTTAGAAGAT atgatcGTGGATTTGGATGAAGAAGATGAGAGAAAAGAGGATTTATTACAAAGGCTAAACATGTCCATACTGACTGTTTCATTCCCTCCTTTTAATCCTGTTCAACAGCAAATGTACAATGTAGG ATATCGGTATTTATCTGATGCTATTGATACAATGGTTGGACAATCAATGCGCCTGCGAAAAACAATGGGTTTACCAGATCATGAAGATATTATCACTGAGGAACCAA TTTGTTTATTTGGTGTAGGCCGTGCAGGATCTGAAAGCCCGGCTGAAAGTGTTCTGTCCCAAGAAAGTCATTTATCTG CTGATAGTAAGAAAGGTGGCAAGAAAGACGTGAAATCTACCACTAAAACGGCCCCTAAAGATGCCAAACCAGCAAAAGGAAAGGAG ACTTCTGTGAAAGATGCTCAAAAAGGTGCAAAAACACCAACAAAACCAACATCACGAGCAGGCACATCTGCCGGACTACGCAATGTCGACCCTGAACGTCCAGGAAGTCAGTCAAGTCATATCGGAAGTCCAATACCTGAGGAAAATCAACAAGAAGTCAAATACAGAGAGAAACTTTACTTGCAG aCTTATGCACTGATTTGTGATTCAGTCAAACAGATGAACAATGTTTTCGATGAGATCAAATCCCGAGATGATGTTTCAAACTAG
- the LOC141910731 gene encoding MYCBP-associated protein-like isoform X3, with translation MSSKLTVKQSKKDRPKSSDKLKGKKRDGTPDKTTTTPNPSQDLLEEHSLPMKNVIYNEEIASLQIKEEDLAKIREPRPPSTDRKCPAPQQYTVRKLKPVSEWDLPKPKTIHVLKQAPPDAPVKPIDLSNIGGPRLDAEGEVVSHSILGNVDEFMHEAVKRGHVENIPLPQSQASSESQLTVKYEKKKKVQLRAAPPMLNMNESNALKNWRAKMLERKRQQGYISRLLQKPAESLVMNRGDSYRKVEEERYLIDRTIPAIDYGKGYRVGSEFWNQQECIGDDLTGIHMTLRQTDKGYPPPIEHVGVPITVKEEKGIDWESRCSTPINHPWNKSRSWSKSVYRDVRLDQLKPIINEMDPHKPVMKRLEIVGNQNTSESSSIWHQSTSRQTADVPEVNNICDPLSDHPDVHPFPFIGPSLLFDNQEAQWIGDGFSNKDQLGIEARVMFEAYSGERAHSYLDIVNNGTTTIYYDWKSIEKTNPFDIVNAKVQRFYFDTSPGVILPGDSLKFPFIFKSPNAGVFTEQWQFQTKPVVCGGASLIVTLRGIALQEDKYKEKRIELETELAGKQATQVVSHILDELLDGIKTPERSRSPVDAYITDAEIFERQNPGRYFSHETIESLHVLYHELIPEEEHESQQWNLDLNTLEDMIVDLDEEDERKEDLLQRLNMSILTVSFPPFNPVQQQMYNVGYRYLSDAIDTMVGQSMRLRKTMGLPDHEDIITEEPSRAGSESPAESVLSQESHLSASKQPEQPAKTDSKKGGKKDVKSTTKTAPKDAKPAKGKETSVKDAQKGAKTPTKPTSRAGTSAGLRNVDPERPGSQSSHIGSPIPEENQQEVKYREKLYLQTYALICDSVKQMNNVFDEIKSRDDVSN, from the exons ataagcTGAAGGGTAAGAAGCGCGATGGTACTCCAGATAAAACTACTACAACTCCAAACCCATCACAAGATTTACTTGAGGAACATTCTTTACCAATGAAAAATGTCATTTACAATGAAGAAATTGCCAGCTTACAAATCAAAGAAGAAGATTTAGCGAAG ATTCGGGAGCCACGTCCACCATCTACAGACAGGAAATGTCCAGCCCCACAGCAGTATACTGTGCGTAAACTTAAACCAGTTTCAGAATGGGATCTACCCAAACCTAAAAC TATTCACGTTTTGAAACAAGCACCACCTGATGCCCCTGTTAAACCAATTGACCTGTCGAATATCGGAGGTCCAAGACTCGATGCTGAGGGTGAGGTTGTTAGTCACAGTATTCTTGGAAACGTTGATGAATTCATGCATGAAGCTGTGAAACGTGGACATGTTGAG AACATACCTCTGCCCCAGTCTCAGGCCAGCTCCGAGAGTCAGCTTACTGTGAAATATGAGAAGAAAAAGAAGGTTCAGCTGAGAGCAGCACCACCTATGTTAAACATGAACGAAAGCAATGCTTTGAAAAACTGGCGAGCGAAAATGTTAGAACGTAAACGTCAACAGGGCTACATTTCTA GATTGTTACAGAAACCAGCTGAATCACTGGTGATGAATCGAGGTGATTCTTATCGAAAAGTCGAAGAAGAGCGATACCTTATTGATCGTACTATACCAGCCATAGATTATGGGAAGGGAT ACCGCGTTGGTAGTGAATTTTGGAACCAACAGGAATGTATTGGTGATGATTTGACTGGGATACA TATGACTTTGAGGCAGACAGACAAAGGTTACCCACCCCCTATTGAACATGTTGGAGTACCAATAACTGTGAAGGAAGAAAAAG GTATTGATTGGGAAAGTCGTTGTTCAACGCCAATAAATCATCCGTGGAATAAATCACGTTCATGGAGTAAATCAGTCTATCGTGATGTTCGCCTCGATCAATTAAAACCTATCATCAATGAGATGGATCCTCATAAACCGGTGATGAAAAGGCTAGAAATCGTCGGAAATCAGAATACGTCTGAGTCTTCGTCGATATGGCATCAATCAACGAGCAGACAAACTGCAGATGTGCCGGAGGTCAATAATATTTG TGATCCATTAAGCGACCACCCAGATGTACATCCCTTCCCTTTCATTGGGCCGTCTTTGCTGTTCGATAATCAGGAAGCGCAGTGGATCGGTGACGGATTCTCTAATAAAGATCAACTCGGCATCGAGGCTCGGGTTATGTTTGAAGCTTACTCCGGTGAGCGAGCTCACTCATATCTAGACATCGTTAACAATGGAACGACTACCATCTACTATGATTGGAAG aGTATAGAAAAAACAAATCCATTCGACATTGTGAATGCAAAAGTTCAaagattttattttgatactaGTCCCG gtgTCATTCTGCCTGGAGATTCGTTAAAGtttccatttatttttaaatctcCGAATGCTGGTGTGTTCACTGAGCAGTGGCAGTTTCAAACGAAGCCAGTTGTTTGCGGTGGAGCCTCACTAATCGTAACACTACGTGGCATTGCTTTGCAAGAGGATAAATACAAAGAAAAACGTATTGAATTAGAG ACAGAACTTGCTGGTAAACAAGCCACACAGGTTGTTAGTCATATTCTCGATGAATTACTTGATGGAATTAAAACTCCAGAGCGATCTCGATCTCCAGTCGATGCTTACATAACTGatgctgaaatatttgaaagacAAAATCCAGGC AGATATTTCTCCCATGAAACAATCGAATCACTGCATGTGTTGTATCATGAACTCATCCCAGAAGAGGAACACGAATCCCAACAATGGAATTTAGATTTGAATACTTTAGAAGAT atgatcGTGGATTTGGATGAAGAAGATGAGAGAAAAGAGGATTTATTACAAAGGCTAAACATGTCCATACTGACTGTTTCATTCCCTCCTTTTAATCCTGTTCAACAGCAAATGTACAATGTAGG ATATCGGTATTTATCTGATGCTATTGATACAATGGTTGGACAATCAATGCGCCTGCGAAAAACAATGGGTTTACCAGATCATGAAGATATTATCACTGAGGAACCAA GCCGTGCAGGATCTGAAAGCCCGGCTGAAAGTGTTCTGTCCCAAGAAAGTCATTTATCTG CAAGTAAACAACCTGAGCAACCAGCGAAGA CTGATAGTAAGAAAGGTGGCAAGAAAGACGTGAAATCTACCACTAAAACGGCCCCTAAAGATGCCAAACCAGCAAAAGGAAAGGAG ACTTCTGTGAAAGATGCTCAAAAAGGTGCAAAAACACCAACAAAACCAACATCACGAGCAGGCACATCTGCCGGACTACGCAATGTCGACCCTGAACGTCCAGGAAGTCAGTCAAGTCATATCGGAAGTCCAATACCTGAGGAAAATCAACAAGAAGTCAAATACAGAGAGAAACTTTACTTGCAG aCTTATGCACTGATTTGTGATTCAGTCAAACAGATGAACAATGTTTTCGATGAGATCAAATCCCGAGATGATGTTTCAAACTAG
- the LOC141910731 gene encoding MYCBP-associated protein-like isoform X8, translating to MSSKLTVKQSKKDRPKSSDKLKGKKRDGTPDKTTTTPNPSQDLLEEHSLPMKNVIYNEEIASLQIKEEDLAKIREPRPPSTDRKCPAPQQYTVRKLKPVSEWDLPKPKTIHVLKQAPPDAPVKPIDLSNIGGPRLDAEGEVVSHSILGNVDEFMHEAVKRGHVENIPLPQSQASSESQLTVKYEKKKKVQLRAAPPMLNMNESNALKNWRAKMLERKRQQGYISRLLQKPAESLVMNRGDSYRKVEEERYLIDRTIPAIDYGKGYRVGSEFWNQQECIGDDLTGIHMTLRQTDKGYPPPIEHVGVPITVKEEKGIDWESRCSTPINHPWNKSRSWSKSVYRDVRLDQLKPIINEMDPHKPVMKRLEIVGNQNTSESSSIWHQSTSRQTADVPEVNNICDPLSDHPDVHPFPFIGPSLLFDNQEAQWIGDGFSNKDQLGIEARVMFEAYSGERAHSYLDIVNNGTTTIYYDWKSIEKTNPFDIVNAKVQRFYFDTSPGVILPGDSLKFPFIFKSPNAGVFTEQWQFQTKPVVCGGASLIVTLRGIALQEDKYKEKRIELETELAGKQATQVVSHILDELLDGIKTPERSRSPVDAYITDAEIFERQNPGRYFSHETIESLHVLYHELIPEEEHESQQWNLDLNTLEDMIVDLDEEDERKEDLLQRLNMSILTVSFPPFNPVQQQMYNVGYRYLSDAIDTMVGQSMRLRKTMGLPDHEDIITEEPTDSKKGGKKDVKSTTKTAPKDAKPAKGKETSVKDAQKGAKTPTKPTSRAGTSAGLRNVDPERPGSQSSHIGSPIPEENQQEVKYREKLYLQTYALICDSVKQMNNVFDEIKSRDDVSN from the exons ataagcTGAAGGGTAAGAAGCGCGATGGTACTCCAGATAAAACTACTACAACTCCAAACCCATCACAAGATTTACTTGAGGAACATTCTTTACCAATGAAAAATGTCATTTACAATGAAGAAATTGCCAGCTTACAAATCAAAGAAGAAGATTTAGCGAAG ATTCGGGAGCCACGTCCACCATCTACAGACAGGAAATGTCCAGCCCCACAGCAGTATACTGTGCGTAAACTTAAACCAGTTTCAGAATGGGATCTACCCAAACCTAAAAC TATTCACGTTTTGAAACAAGCACCACCTGATGCCCCTGTTAAACCAATTGACCTGTCGAATATCGGAGGTCCAAGACTCGATGCTGAGGGTGAGGTTGTTAGTCACAGTATTCTTGGAAACGTTGATGAATTCATGCATGAAGCTGTGAAACGTGGACATGTTGAG AACATACCTCTGCCCCAGTCTCAGGCCAGCTCCGAGAGTCAGCTTACTGTGAAATATGAGAAGAAAAAGAAGGTTCAGCTGAGAGCAGCACCACCTATGTTAAACATGAACGAAAGCAATGCTTTGAAAAACTGGCGAGCGAAAATGTTAGAACGTAAACGTCAACAGGGCTACATTTCTA GATTGTTACAGAAACCAGCTGAATCACTGGTGATGAATCGAGGTGATTCTTATCGAAAAGTCGAAGAAGAGCGATACCTTATTGATCGTACTATACCAGCCATAGATTATGGGAAGGGAT ACCGCGTTGGTAGTGAATTTTGGAACCAACAGGAATGTATTGGTGATGATTTGACTGGGATACA TATGACTTTGAGGCAGACAGACAAAGGTTACCCACCCCCTATTGAACATGTTGGAGTACCAATAACTGTGAAGGAAGAAAAAG GTATTGATTGGGAAAGTCGTTGTTCAACGCCAATAAATCATCCGTGGAATAAATCACGTTCATGGAGTAAATCAGTCTATCGTGATGTTCGCCTCGATCAATTAAAACCTATCATCAATGAGATGGATCCTCATAAACCGGTGATGAAAAGGCTAGAAATCGTCGGAAATCAGAATACGTCTGAGTCTTCGTCGATATGGCATCAATCAACGAGCAGACAAACTGCAGATGTGCCGGAGGTCAATAATATTTG TGATCCATTAAGCGACCACCCAGATGTACATCCCTTCCCTTTCATTGGGCCGTCTTTGCTGTTCGATAATCAGGAAGCGCAGTGGATCGGTGACGGATTCTCTAATAAAGATCAACTCGGCATCGAGGCTCGGGTTATGTTTGAAGCTTACTCCGGTGAGCGAGCTCACTCATATCTAGACATCGTTAACAATGGAACGACTACCATCTACTATGATTGGAAG aGTATAGAAAAAACAAATCCATTCGACATTGTGAATGCAAAAGTTCAaagattttattttgatactaGTCCCG gtgTCATTCTGCCTGGAGATTCGTTAAAGtttccatttatttttaaatctcCGAATGCTGGTGTGTTCACTGAGCAGTGGCAGTTTCAAACGAAGCCAGTTGTTTGCGGTGGAGCCTCACTAATCGTAACACTACGTGGCATTGCTTTGCAAGAGGATAAATACAAAGAAAAACGTATTGAATTAGAG ACAGAACTTGCTGGTAAACAAGCCACACAGGTTGTTAGTCATATTCTCGATGAATTACTTGATGGAATTAAAACTCCAGAGCGATCTCGATCTCCAGTCGATGCTTACATAACTGatgctgaaatatttgaaagacAAAATCCAGGC AGATATTTCTCCCATGAAACAATCGAATCACTGCATGTGTTGTATCATGAACTCATCCCAGAAGAGGAACACGAATCCCAACAATGGAATTTAGATTTGAATACTTTAGAAGAT atgatcGTGGATTTGGATGAAGAAGATGAGAGAAAAGAGGATTTATTACAAAGGCTAAACATGTCCATACTGACTGTTTCATTCCCTCCTTTTAATCCTGTTCAACAGCAAATGTACAATGTAGG ATATCGGTATTTATCTGATGCTATTGATACAATGGTTGGACAATCAATGCGCCTGCGAAAAACAATGGGTTTACCAGATCATGAAGATATTATCACTGAGGAACCAA CTGATAGTAAGAAAGGTGGCAAGAAAGACGTGAAATCTACCACTAAAACGGCCCCTAAAGATGCCAAACCAGCAAAAGGAAAGGAG ACTTCTGTGAAAGATGCTCAAAAAGGTGCAAAAACACCAACAAAACCAACATCACGAGCAGGCACATCTGCCGGACTACGCAATGTCGACCCTGAACGTCCAGGAAGTCAGTCAAGTCATATCGGAAGTCCAATACCTGAGGAAAATCAACAAGAAGTCAAATACAGAGAGAAACTTTACTTGCAG aCTTATGCACTGATTTGTGATTCAGTCAAACAGATGAACAATGTTTTCGATGAGATCAAATCCCGAGATGATGTTTCAAACTAG